In Candidatus Pacearchaeota archaeon, the genomic stretch AAAAAGTTTAAAATTAAAGAATATCCTAGTCCAGCAGGAGGTTGTATCCTAACTGATCCTAACTATTCTAAAAAGCTATTCGAATTATTTAAAAGAGTTCCTAAATTTACTGGGAATGATGCAGAAGTAATTAAATTTGGTCGAGTTTTTTGGAATAAAGATTTATTAGTGGTTGTTGCTCGAGACGCTAAAGAGTGTATTAAATTAACCAATATAAGAAAAAGAGGGGATGTAGTATTAGAACCTCACAATTTTTCTGGTCCAACTGTATTAGTTCGTAAATACAAAAAATCACCTCAAGAAGAGATGATTGATTGTGGGATTGATTATGTTTATCAATATTCTAAGAATATTCCCGATGATTTTATTTTGAAACTTTTACCTTCTCCAAAACCTTTATAAAGATTTCTGGATTTTCTTCGGCTAATTGAGACAATATCTTTCTATCTAATTCAATGTTGCATTTCTTTAAAGCGGGAATGAATTTACTGTAAGTCATTCCGTTTTCTCTTAATGCAGCATTCATTTTAACGATCCATAATGATCTTTTGTCTCTCTTTTTTACCTTTCTGTCTCTGTAAGCATATGACCATGCTTTCATTAAGGCCTGCTTAGCAGCGATGAATTTAGATTTTCTGCTCCATTTGTAACCTTTAGCCGCTTTAATAACTTTCTTTCTTCTTTTGTGGGCGGCAACACCCCTCTTTACTCTTACCATATGTTTATTTTCCTAATATTTTTCTAATAATCTTAGCTTCTGACGGAGACATTTCTACCATTTTCTTCAAAGATCTTTTCTTTTGAGAAGACTTCTTTGATAAAAGGTGGTCTTGTCCGACTGCTCTCCTCATGACCTTTCCTGATTTTGTTATTTTAAATCTTTTGACTAAAGATTTTCTTGTTTTTGCTTTCATGTTATTTTTTTGAAATAATCATTGATAATCCTTTCGGTTCTTTTTTTAACTCTCTATCAATCTTTATTTCTAATTTAGTTTTTAATATTTCTATAAATTTATTCACCCTTTGAATTCCGAAGTCGGCTAATGATTTTTCTCTTCCTCTTAAACGTAATTCGATGTTTATTTTATCTCCTTTGTTTAAGAATTTTTCAGCAGCGTTAACTCTGGTTAGGATATCATTATCAGAAATATTGAAAGTCAGTCTGATATTCTTTGTTTCTGATTGTTTGCTGCCGGCAAGATTTTTTCTCTCTTTTTTCTGGAGTGAATAGAGATATTTGCCGTAATCTCCTAGCTTACAGATAGGGGGGCTAACCTTATCAGTAACCATAATGAGATCAATGCCTTTTTCTCGAGCGATTTCCAATGCCTGAGGCAAAGTAAAAACGCCCAATTGTTGGCCGTCTTCTGCGACTAGCCTCACTTCATTAACTTTTATTTGATTGTTGTATAATGGTTTGTTCATTATTGTGGAGGTGGCGAGTAATGAGCTCGCGTCCAAATATTATCCGATAATAACTCTACAAGCGTATTCCAATCTATTTTACAAGAATAAAGCTTAAGACTGGAAAGAATGCTTTAGACTCGAATCCTTGTTTTTTAAGTAATACATCTTGGATTAGGAATGTACTACCGGCCTCGCGATTTTAATGCCCTTTACTGCCCAGCGAGAATCGGCAGGAGGACACGCACTAAGCGTATGCTAATGCGGGTTGTTCAAATAAGTTGGCACTTGATTTGAGTTCTCTAAGTTTTACGAGATTTGAGAATACTCGGCTTGCATATTATTTTCAAACACTTGTCGAAGCGAATTCACCCCCTTACATTTAACTCATTTCTTATCTTTCTATCAATTTCTCTTTTCTTGATAGATTCTCTTTTGTCAAACTTCTTTTTGCCTTTGGCTAAGCCAAATTCAAGTTTTATTTTGTGTTTCTTAGTATAAACCGAAATAGGCACTAAAGTCAAGCCCTTTTCTGTTGATTTTTGAAGCAAATATTCTATTTCTTCCTTGTTTAAAAGTAGTTTTCTATCTCTTCTTGGATCGTAGCCTTTATCAGCGTTTTCCGGTTGATAAGGAGGAATATTACCTCCAATCCAGAAAGCCTCGGCTAAACCGTTCTTATCGCGTTTAATGAGGATATAGGTGCCTGAGAGACTGGTGCTTCTTGTTCTTAAACCCTTAACTTCTTGTCCATTCAATACTAAGCCGGCTTCGAACTTTTCGAGGATTTCATAATCAAAATATGCTTTTTTGTTTTCGGCTATACTCATATCTTTATATTATCTGATTTTTATGGATATTGAAAGGAAAGTAACAAATAAAAAAAAGAACGGGGTAATATTTATTGCTTTAAATAACATATTACCCCCTAAAGATTTGCGAATATAGTGTGTATACATAAAGGATATCGCAAATTAACACGATTATCCCTGCAAAAAATACACCACATCCCATAATCTTTTTCACCTTACTCTTCATCATCATTCCTGTTGTAAGAATGATGCTTCCAGAGACGATAAGCACGATGCTTATGATCCCGACGATCAATGTTGTTTCAGCTCCTGTCAAAGTTCCTCACTATATTAGTATGCAATAATATATGATAAATGTCAAGAGTTACTAATTCACAGATATCTGGTAAAGTATATGCATGAATATAAGGGAGGAAATTAAGAATAGCATCTTAAAATCAATTGAATTCCTTGATTATAAGGGGGATTTTTCAGTTAAAGTGTTGAAGTCCCAAAAGTCTTCCTCTGGAGACTATTTTGTTAATATTGCTATGGAAATTGCTAAAAAGGAAGGAAAAGATCCAATGGAAATAGCTAAGAAAATAAAAGATAATATCAAAGGTAAGTATTTTGAAAAGATTGAAGTGATGAGTCCGGGATTTATTAATTTTTTTATTTCAAAGGAGTACTTTTTAAAAGAGATTAGAGAGGCTCTAAAGAGAGGAAATAAGTTCGGACATTTTTCTAAGAAGAAAGAAAAAATACAAATTGAGTTTATTTCCGCCAATCCAACTGGTCCGTTGACGGTAAGTCAAGGAAGGGAGGGTATTTTTGGGGATGTTTTAACCGATGTTTTTAAAAGGTATGGGTTTAATGTTAAAAAATCATACTACATTAATGACCAAGAAAAATTAATTTTAATCCTTGGCCATTCAGTTTTGAAAGATGATGAGGCTGAATATAATGGAGAGTATATTGATAGATTACATAAAAGTATAAAAAGTAAAGATCCTTTTATTGTTGGTAAAAAAGCAGCCAAGATTATTATGCAAAAAATAATCAAGAAGACAATCAGAAAATTAAAGATTAAATTTGATGAGTGGACACAAGAAAGTGTTTTATCTAAAAATAAAGAAGCTGATAAAATATTTAATCTTTTGAAAGATGAAGGATTGATTTACGAACAAGAGGGGGCTGAGTGGTTTATGTCGACAGCCCTGGGAGATGAAAGAGATAGGATGGTTATTAAAAGTGATGGCGAAAAGAATTATTTATTAGATGATATTGCTTATCATAAATATAAATTTGAGAAAAAGAAATTTGATAAAATTATTGATATTAGGGGGACAGATTATTTGTATGATTTCCCAGGATTATTATCTGGAGTTGAAGCAACTTTGCATATAAATAAGTTACAGGCTATTTTTTTACAGTCTGTTGTTTTGGTTGAAGGAGGGAAAACTGTCCGAATGTCAAAGAAGGGAGGAGAATTTATTGTTTTAGATGATTTAACAGATGAATTACCTGTAGATGTTATTAGATTTTTCTTTTTAATGGAATCAGCTGAAAATCATTTAAATTTTGATTTAGACTTAGCTAAAGATATTTCTGAAAAGAATCCAGTTTTTTATATTCAGAATGCTTACGCAAAAATATCAAGAATTCTTAAGGGTTTGAAAAATATATTGGGCATTAGAGAAATTAAAAATGTTGATCTTTTGAATAGTAAAAAAGAAATTGATCTAATGAGACAGATTTTGAGATTTCCAGAAATTATTGAAGATACGGTTCACGATTGCGAAGTCCAGAGAATTCCTCAATATGCAATTGACTTAGTTAACTCTTTTTATAAATTTTATACCAGGTGTTATATCTCAACTAAAGACAAAAAAGTAAAAGAAGCTCAATTAAGTTTAATTGTAATGACAAAAATTGTTCTTAAAAATACTTTAGATTTAATGGGAATTTCAGCGCCAGGGAAGATATAAGATTTAAAGTCTCTATAAAGTGTGATATGATATTTTCAAGATTAATAAATCAATAAACATGAATATAAATCAAAAAGGATTTGCTCCTATTATCATTGTTTTAATAGTTCTAGTTTTAGCTGGAGTCGGAGGAACTAGTTATTATTTAATAAACAAACAACTTTCAAGACAAACAGCTTGTACTATGGATGTTAAGATTTGTCCTGACGGTTCATCAGTTGGACGAACTGGTCCGAATTGCGAATTCGCAGCATGTCCAGAAGCGAAAATAGACGAAACAGCTGATTGGAAGACTTATACAAATACTAAATATGGGTTTGAAGTAAAATATCCTAAAGATTGGCTGTTTGAAAATGAAGAAACAGGAGGTGTTCATAATTTTTTAGATATTCATTTATCTAATAATAAAACTTCTGAAAATCCTTTAAAATGTAATTTTGATTATATAGGATTAGAAATTCAAATTAACCATTCAAAAAATGAAAATGAAAATTTTTCATCATTTGTTAAGCCTCAAATTTCAGAAAAGGTTGGAGGTCTTAGTCCAGCAGGCTCATTAAGTGAGATTAAAATAGATAATCGTTTAGCATTTAAAGTTGATTATTCTGGTTGGAGTAGTCCATGTGCTGGTCCTGGTTATTTTATCGAACAAGATAAAAGTCATTATGTTTATGTCTTCAGTGGTGTTGGTAATAATAACGAAGATGGATTTAAAAAAATTGATCAAATACTTTCTACTTTTAAATTTATCTCTACATCCTCTAATGGTGTTATTTATAAAAAAGACTTTAATGGTTCTGATTTAACTGGAAGGTTATATAAATCTGAAGATAATGGAAAGACCTGGAAAGAAATACTAAAACAATATAAGGGAGAAATTATCTATGCGGTTGACCCTAAAGATTCTAACATTATCTATGCAGGTGATGTTTCGGGCAATATGATGGCAGATGATATGGATATTGATTTATTAAAATCAACGGATGCTGGTGAAAATTGGATAGATATCTCAAAAGGAATTGTTAATCATGCGGACACATTGTATGGTGTAAAATTAATATCAATCGATCAAAATAATTCAAATATTATTAACTTAATCATTAATACTCAAAATGGAAACATTGGTTTAAAATCTTTAGACGGAGGAAATACTTGGACCAATTCAAAAATAGATGAAATATCTATAAAGGTAATATATTTTATCAAAGATAGTTTTAATCTTGGCGAATCAACTTTTAGTGTACAAATAAGTGAAAACAAGATAACTGGAAAAACAAAAACATATAAAATAAACCTTACCGACAAAACAAAAATTTATAATTATTCTAATAATGGAGAGGTTTATTATCAAACATTTTCCGAATTTGCGAATTCAATAATTAATTATAAGAATGATGCTTTTGATACAGGAGATCCTAATTTAGTTTATATTTATGGGGGGTATACAATTAAAGGCATTTTGTTGAATGATGATATAATCGAAGCAATCGAAGTATTTCCGATTATAAATAACCAATAATTGTTTAATAAATAAGCTTTAACATAGTTCGTAAGCCTCTACTAAGAACACCGTTATGCGGTGTTTTTTGGTAGAAAATAAGACTTGCTAATTATTTAATTTATTTTCTAATTTTCAGCTGGGGATAATTCTTTTGCTATGGCTATAAGTGAAAGGTAGTATTAATTAGTAATCCGTAAGAGATTGTTTTTTATTTATGAAACAAAATATGTATATCAAAGGAGTGGGAATGACTAAGTTTGATTATTCTCAGAAATATTGGTGGCAGTTTGCCTACGAAGCAGCAATAGACGCTTTAAAAGATTCAGGAATAGGAATATCTCAAATAGATGCGATTGTTTTTACAGGAATGTCTAGTGCTGCTGGTGGAGAGCATCAAACACACAAAGTATCTTTTTTATCAGGTCTATTTAAAACAAACGTTCCAATCATTGAAGTTCCTTCAGTCTGTGGCGGAGGAGGCGTTGCTTTGTGGGCTGCTTTACATTTAGAAGGTTTTAAAAATATCCTTGTTTTGGCAGGAGAAAAATTGGTTGATAATAAAAGTGAAATTGTCGTTGATTATATCTTGTCAGCGGCAGAAAAAGTAATAGAACAAACAGAGGGACTGCTTTTTCCAGTTCAAAATGCTTTAATCTGGCAGCAATATATGAATAAATACGGAGGGAGTATGGACGATTTATCTTTAATTGCTTTTAAGAATCATACTAATGCAGCTTTGAATCCTAATGCTTATTTTTATAATCGCCCAATGGATTTAGAAAAAGTAAAGAATTCTCCAGTAGTTTCTTCTCCTTTGCGTTTAATGGATTGTTCGCTATCAATTAATGGAGGAGCGGCAGTTGTTGTCTCAACTGAAGCATCTGATATTCAAATTATTGGTTCTGGTTTTGCAACTGATTATATCTTAACTTTTGAAAGAGATGACATTACTCATTTTAAGGCAACTAGATTAGCAGCTAAAGTAGCATATGATCAGGCAGGAATTACTCCGAAAGATATTAATGTTGCTGAAGTCCATGATGCTTTTACTTCCGTTGAATTAATTTCTTACGAAGATTTAGGATTTGCTGAAGAAGGAAAAGGAGGAGAATTAATCAGGTCAGGAAAAATAAATCTAAATGGAGAAATGCCGATTAATACTTCTGGCGGATTAAAAGCTAAGGGCCATCCTATTTCAGCTACTGGCTTAGCTCAGGTTTTTGAAATAGTTAATCAACTGAGAGGCAAATGCGGAGAGCGTCAAGTTTCAAATCCAAAGATTGGCTTAACTCATAATATTGGAGGAGCAGGAGGAAGCGTTACTGTTCATATATTTAAAAAAATATAATATGGTTTTTTATCAATGTTCAAAATGTAAAAAAGTCTGGCAGCAACCAATCGAAGTTTGTCCCGAGTGTTTTTCTCAAACAGAAAAAATAAAAACTGTAAAAGCTAAAGTGATTGGAATTTCTAAGGTTAGTATTTCATCTCTTCCTCATCCCGAAGTTCCATATTTTGCTTTGGTCTTAGAAGATGAATTGGGAAATAAATGGGCTCACAAATCAGTGAAAGAATATGCTATTGGAGAAGAAATTAGTTTTAATCCAGGCTCTGATAATTCAGTTGCTGTTTGGAGAACTAAATACGATATTGCCGACTCAATTGAAAAAGTATTTAGTTTTTTAAATATATCTTTAAATAAAAATTCAAAGATTGTTATCTTACCAGCTTTAGTTTCTCCTAATCATGCATACTTTAGAGAAAATACTTCTCCCGAGTTTCTTGATTCAGTAATTCAGTTTCTTCTTGAAAAGAATATTAAGTTAGAAAATATCAAAATAGCAACTCAGAGTTTTAACGAAGTTCCAATTGAAGGAATGGCTCAGAAGTCAGGATTGCTTGATGTTTGTTTGAAAAATAAAATAATGCCATTGGATTTGTCTAAATTGAATTTTGTTAAGAAAGATAATTTAGAAATTTCAGAAGATGTTTTAAATGCTGATATTGTTTTGAATCTATCAATGATGAAAATGGGAAGGGCCAGCGCTTCGGAAAATATATATCGAATATTAAAGAAAGAAAACTTTGCTTCTTTGAAATATTTACAATCAGAAGAAGACATTGTAAATGAATTAAAAAATAGTCTATCAAATATTGTTACGCTGGGAGAAGCTGATTTTGTACAAAAGCAGAATAAAACTATTGTCTATCCTGGCTTAATTCTAGGCAGCAAAAGTTTCCTTAATTTAGATAGAGTTTTTAATGAAATAATGATGGCAGATAAAATGCCAGAGATTTTAAAAGGAATAGAAATTCAAAATATTGAAATTACAGGAAGAGATATTAAAGAAGTAAAGTGTATTAATAATTAATTTAAAAATATGTTTAAAGACAAAGTTGTTTTAATAACTGGAGCGTCTCAGGGAATAGGTAGAGTAATGGCCTTAAAATTTGCTTCATTAGGAGCTAAGGTTGCTTTGAATGATATTCCTCAACAAGAAGAAAGCTTAAAAAAGGTGACTGAAGAAACTGGCGGCAAATACTTTTTAGCTGATGTTTCTAAAATGGACCAAGTTGAGAAAATGATGATGGATATTCAAAAAGAATTAGGCGGACTTAATGTTTTAGTTAATAATGCTGGAATAACTAAGGACAGAACCTTAGCTAAAATGACAGTTGAAGAATGGCAAAAGGTAATTGATATCAATTTAACAGGAGTATTCAATTGTTCTAAGGCAGCTCTAGCCCTTCTTATCCCTAGTCAAGGAAATATTGTTAATGTTTCTTCTATTGTTGGACAAAGAGGTAATTTCGGACAAGCTAATTATTCGGCTTCAAAAGCAGGAATAATTGGATTTACTAAATCAGTTTCCAAAGAGTTAGGAAGATTTAATGTTAGGGTCAATGCTGTTGCTCCGGGATTTATTGAAACTAAAATGGCAGAAGCTATTCCCGAAGAACTAAAAGTTATGGTTAGAAAATTAACTTCCTTGGGCAGATTTGGAAAACCAGAAGAAGTTGCTTCAACGGTAGTCTTTTTAGCTTCTCCTGAAGCCAGTTTTATTACTGGAGAGATAATAAATATTGATGGAGGTTTATCTTTATAATATGCTTTATTCAAAAGAACAAATTAAAGAAATAATACCATATCAAGATCCTTTCTTGTGGGTTGATGAAATTGAATCAATAGAAGGAGATACGATTATTGGTTTTAAGCAGACCAATTCTGCTGATGAATATTTTAAAGGGCACTTTGTTGATTTTCCTATTATGCCTGGAGTTTTGGTAGTCGAGGGAATTGCCCAAACCGGAACTTTATTATTAAGAGAAAAGATAGGAAAAGACCACAAGAAAAAACATCTTTTAGCTTATCAAGTCAGAAGTGCTTTGTTTTACGAACCAATTTGGCCAGGAGATAAAATTAAATACAAAGTTAAACTTTTAGGAATTTATAATAGTAAAATTGCTAATTTTTTAGGCGAAGCTTTTGTTGATGATAGTAGAAAATGTGAAGTCAGATTTAGTGTTGCTATAATGGATAAGAAAGAAATGGAAGAAAAGAAAACATTAGCTAGCGCTAATAAAGAAAATAAAGATGGCACAGTTAAACTTTTTAAATTGCCTAATTTAAAAATAGGAAATGTTTTTGCTAGATTGCCGATTATTCAAGGAGGAATGGCCGTTCGAGTTTCTTTACATAACTTAGCGGGTAATGTTGCTAAAGAAGGTGGAGTAGGAATTATTGCTGTTTCAGGAATGAAAGATACTGAAGAGGTTAAGGATGAAATAAGAAAGGCGAGAGATATTTCTGAAGGCAATGGAGCAATTGGAATAAATATCATGGGAGTAGTAGGAAGGTTTAAAGAATTAGTTAAGGCGGCAGTAGAAGAAAAGATAGATTTGATTATTCAGGGGGCTGGTTTTAGAAAAGATGTTTTTGATATTGCTAAAGAAGGTAATGTTCCAGTTTTTGCTATCGCTTCTTCAGCTAAAGTTGCTAAAAAAGCAGAGGAATCTGGGGCTTCGGCGGTTGTTGTTGAGGGCAGTGATGCAGGAGGCCATTTAGGATTTCCCGAGGGACATCCTTTCAGGCACGCCATAGATATTGTGAAAGAAGTAGTTAAAGAAGTTAAAATTCCCGTTATTGCAGCTGGAGGAGTTTTTAATGGAAAAGATATTGTTGAAATGCTTCGAGCGGGAGCATCGGGCGTACAAATGGCAACTCGTTTTGTTGCAACCGAAGAATGCGATGCTGATATCAAATTTAAAGAAACATATTTAAAAGCCAAAGAAGAAGATATCGTGATCATTCATTCGCCAGTTGGTTTACCAGGTAGAGCAATTAGAACTTCTTTTGTTGATAAATTATTAAAAGGTAATGCTCCTAAAGTTAATCTTGCTGAATGCGAAGGATGCATTGGTCCAGTTTGTGATAAAAGTTATTGTATTTTAAAAGCTTTAGAAAATGCTAGAAAAGGAGATTTAGAAAATGGATTAGTTTTTGCCGGAGCTAATGCTTGGAGAATTGATAAGATTGTTAAGGTGAAAGATTTAATAAAAGAATTAGTAGATGAAGCAGAACAAATATTAATCAAAGATTCTTTAATTAAGACAATATAATATGTTTGAAAATAATAAATTAACAAAACTTTTGCATATTCAGTATCCGATTATCCAGGGAGGAATGGCCGGAGTTTCAGAGCATGTTTTAGTGTCTTCTGTTTCTAATGCTGGAGGATTGGGAGTGATTGGTTCTGGTTTTGCTTCTCCAAATTGGTTAGAAGAAGAAATTAAAAAAACTAAAGAATTAACTGACAAACCATTCGGAGTTAATTTATTAATGCAGAATCCTAACATTGCTGATTTAGTTAAAGTTATCATTAAAGAAAAAGTTCCTGTTGTTTTAACTGGCGGAGGAAATCCTTTACCTATTCTTCCTTATTTAAAACAATCAGGAATTAAAGTTATTGCCGTTGTTCCTTCAGTTAGATTAGCTTCTAAAATGGAACAGAATGGAGTTGATGGGGTAGTGGTTGAGGGAATGGAATCAGGAGGACATATTGGAGAGAATTCAACTTTTTGTTTAGTTCCTCAAGCCAGAAAGGCTGTTAAGAATATTCCTTTAATCGCTGCTGGTGGAATATTTGATGGTGCAACCTTTGCTTCAGTAATAGTTTTGGGTGCTGACGGAGTCCAGATAGGAACCAGATTTATGGCCTCATCTGAATGTCAGATTCACGAGAATTACAAAAAAGCGATTATTGATGCAACCGATGAAGATATTACTGTCGTTGCTAGATTTACTGGCCATCCGATTCGTGCAATTAAAAACAAGCTTTCGGAAACAATTAAGAAAATGGAAGAAAAGAGTCCTTTTCCTGAAGAATTAAATTCAGAAAGATTTGCTGGAAATAAAGGTTCAGCCAATATTGATTTGACTCCTTTGTTGTGTGGTATTTGCGCCGGAGGAATAAATGAGATTAAAAGCTGTAAGGAAATTATTGATGAGATTATTAACGATGCTAAGAAGGCAATAAAAGAAAGCGAACATTTCTATGAATAAAGTTCTTTCAACAATATTAAAAATTACTTTAGCTCCTTTAGTTGGATTCCTATTTATCAAAGAAGTGAAAGGGAGAGATAATTTTCCAGATCGAAATGTGATATTAGCTTCTAATCACCAGAGTTATTTAGACATTCTTCTTTGCGGATACGTTTGTGTTCCAAGAAAGTATACTCATATCGGACAAGTAGATAGGGAAAATAAAGGATGGAGCGGTATTAGAGATTTACTTTATTCTTTAGCAGAAGTTATTCCGGTAAACAGAAAAGATGAAAATTCAAAGAAGCAAGCTTTTTTAAAAGCAGTTAAGTTTTTAAAGAATGGATATTCGTTAGTTATTTATCCCGAAGGAACTAGAACTAGGACCGGAGAAGTAGGGAAAGGTAAATGGGGAGTGGCTAAGTTTTTTCTTGAAACAGGAGTGCCGATTCTTCCGATGGGAATTAAAGGAGCTTTTGAATTATTTCCTCCGGGAGAGAAACCAAAAGTTAAAAGGAATATTAGATTAAATATTGGTAAGCCACTTTTCTTTAAAGAAGAATTTGAATTAGCTGAAGAAATGAATCGTGATTCAAAAGAGTATGAAGATATTTGTATTAAGATTACAGAAAAAGTAATGGAAGAAATTAAAAAGCTAACCTATGAAGATTAAGAAAATCAAAAAGATTTTAATTGCCAATAGGGGAGAAATTGCCTTGCGGATAATAAGGACGTGTAAAGAGATGGGAATTAAAACCGTCGTTCTTTGTCCTAATCCAGGAGAGGAAAAGAACTTCTTAGAAACTACCTTAGCTGATGAATACTTCTTTTTAGAAGAGTCTGGAGTTAAGGGGTATCTTGATATGAAGAAAATTGTGGAAATAGCTAAGAAAGCTAAGGTTGATGCGATTCATCCTGGCTATGGATTTTTAGCTGAGAATTGGAGATTTGCCCAGCTTTGTGAAAAGAATAAGATTAAATTCATTGGACCGAATCATCTTCTTTTAAGTAAATTTGAAGACAAGATTGAAGCTAAGAAGATTGCTAAGAAAATTGGTATTCCAACTTTACCAGCCAGTGATAAGCCAATCATGAATAAGAAAGATTTAGCCATGTGGGCTAATAAAATCAAGCCGCCCTTTATCTTGAAAGCTCAGAAAGGAGGAGGAGGAATGGGAATAAGGATTATTGAGAATAAAATAAACTTGGGAGAATTGTTTGCTATCTCTTTAGCTGTGCAAAGACAAATGGCTACCGCTTTTGCTGATGCTGATTTCTTTTTAGAAAAATATCTTCCCGAAGTAAGACATATTGAATTCCAGATATTAGGAGATGGAAAGAATGCAGTTCATTTAGGAGAAAGAGAATGCACAATCCAAAGAAGATTTCAAAAGCTTTTAGAAGAAGCACCCTCTTCTTTCCTTGATTCTAAAACTAGGGAAGAGATGGGTGCTTGGGCCGTGAAGATAATAAAAGAATTGAAATATAAAGGAGCAGCAACAGTTGAGTTCTTGGTTGATAACGATAAGAATTATTATTTCATGGAAGTGAATCCGAGAATTCAAGTTGAACATCCTATTACCGAAGCTATTACCGGAATAGATATTGTTGAGCAACAGATAAGGATTGCCCAAGGAGAATCATTATCTTTTACTCAAAAGGATATTCATTTCAATGGCTATGCTATTGAAGCTAGAATAAATGCTGAAGATTCACAGAGAGATTTTCAACCAACGCCAGGAATAATTGAAAAGTATTTTCCTGCAGGAGGACAAGGAGTATTCTTACATAGCTTTTTACATCATGGTCAAGAAATATATCCTTACTTCGATTCTTTATTAGCTAAGGTTGTAGCTACGGGAAAAACAAGAAAAGAAGCAATTAATAGACTAAAGAGAGCCCTAGACGAAATTATTATTCAAGGAGTTGATACGACTATTCCTTTTTTTAAATTATTATTAGAAGATAAGGATTTTAAAAAGGGAAACTTCAATACTAATTTTATAGAAAAGAGCGGAATAATGAAGGAGTTAATGTTAAAGCCATATTTAAAGAAGAAGATGGAAAAAAAGTTAGTAGAAGAACTGAATGAAGAAGAACTGGCTGATATTGTTTTTAATATCTACGAAAAGATTAAGAAGATCAATGGTTTTTCTAATAAATACGTTTCAAAGTGGCTTAATCCAGAGAAATTAAAGATGATTGATTAAAGATATGGATTTTAAGATTAAAATTAAAAATAAAGAATACCAGATTGAATTGAAAGAAAACTGTGGGGCAGTGAAGATTAAAATTGGAGGCAAAGAGTTTGTTTTTGGCTCAAATAAAGGATCTTTAATAGAAACATCTTCTATTAAAAAAGATTCTTTAAATAAGGGGATAGCATCTTCTTTATCGGGAGT encodes the following:
- a CDS encoding acetyl-CoA carboxylase biotin carboxyl carrier protein subunit; translation: MDFKIKIKNKEYQIELKENCGAVKIKIGGKEFVFGSNKGSLIETSSIKKDSLNKGIASSLSGVVTKIFVKEGSHVKAGNKFLTLSAMKMENEIVAENDCKIKKILVKENQQVKEGEILIILE